CGAGCGGATCGCCGGCGCGCAGCTGGTCGCCAACCCGGGATGCTATCCCACCGCGGCCATCCTGGCGCTGGCGCCCCTGCTGCGGCGCGGCCTGGCGGCGGGGCCGGTGATCGTCAACGCGGCGTCGGGGGTCACGGGTGCGGGGCGCTCGCCCAAGCGCGAGCTGCTGTTCGCCGAGGTGGCCGAGGGGTTCAGCGCCTACGCCGTGGGCAACGTGCACCGGCACCTGGCCGAGATGCGGTCGCAGGCGGCGGGTGTCACGGGGGGACGGGCGCCGGACCTGGTGTTCACCCCGCACCTGCTGCCTGTGCGTCGCGGCATCCTGGAAACGATATACGTGCCGCTGAACGAGCCGCTGTTCGGCGACCCGGTCGGAATGTGGATGGATGATTATGCATCCGAGCCCTTCGTGCGGGTGTTGAGCGGACGCATGCCGTCGCTGGCGGATGCGGTGGGCTCCAACCGCGTGGCCATCGGGGTGACGGCCGTCCAGGACGTGGCGGCTCCGATGCTGATCGTGGTCGCGGCCATCGACAACCTGGTGAAGGGCGCGGCCGGGCAGGCGGTGCAGAACCTCAACCTGATGTTCGGATGGCCCGAGACGGAGGCGCTGGCGTGAGGGTCGTCAAGGTGGGCGGCAACCTGGCCGAGGACGCCGCGTGGATGCGGTCGGTGGCGGAATCCGTCACCGCGTCCGCCGTCCCCACCCTCCTCGTCCACGGCGGCGGCAAGGAAGTCAGCCAGCTGCAGCGCGCGATGGGCGAAGAGCCGGAGTGGGTGGACGGGCTGCGGGTGACCACGCCCATCGCCCTCGACGCCGTGCGCATGGTGCTGAGCGGTGTGGTCAACAAGCGCTGGGTTTCCGCGCTGCTGGATGCCGGGGTGGATGCGGTGGGCGTGTCGGGTGAGGACGGCGGGCTGCTGGTGGGCCGGACGATCCGCGGCGGCGCGCTGGGGCGCGCGGGGGAGCTGGTGTCGGTGCGGACGGAGCTGCTGCACGCGTGGATGGAGCAGGGGCTGACGCTGGTGATCTCGCCCGTGTCGCGCTGCACGGACGGTGGCGGGTTGAACGTGAACGCCGACGATGCCGCCGCGGCCATCGCCGCCACCCTGGGCGCGGAAGAGCTGCTTTTCGTCTCCGACGTCCCCGGCGTGCGCCGCGCGGGCGAGTGGCTGGGGTCGCTGGGCGGCGCCGAGGCCGAGGCGCTGGCCGCCTCGGGCGAGGCGTCGGGGGGAATGCTTCCCAAGCTGCGCGCGGCCTTCACGGCGGCGGCGGCCGGGGTGGCGGGGGTACGGATCGGGGGCGTGGGGATGCTGACGGACCTGGCCGCGGGAACGCGGATCGAACCTGCACGGGAGATGGCCGATGCTGGCTGCTGACAGGCAATCCGCCCTGCTGGGCGTCTACAGGCCCGCCGGCCCGGCCTTCGTGGCGGGTGAGGGATGCTGGCTGACGGGCGACGACGGGCGCCGCTACCTGGACTTCACCAGCGGCATCGCGGTGAACGCCCTGGGCTACGGCGATCCGGACGTGTCGGCCGCCATCCGCGGCGCGCTGGACGCCGGCATCCTCCACACGTCCAACCTCTTCCGCACCGCCCCCGCGGGCGAGCTGGCCGGGTGGCTGACGGCACACTCGTTCGCCGACCGCGTGTTCTTCTGCAACAGCGGCGCGGAGGCCAACGAGGGGGCCATTAAGTTCGCCCGCCGCTGGGCGGGGGAGAGGGACGAGATCATCGCGTTCCGTGGCGGCTTCCATGGCCGGACGATGGGCGCGCTCGCCCTGACCGACCGCCCCGCCTACCAGGAGCCGTTCCGCCCGCTGATGCCGGGCGTGCACTTCGCCGAGGTGGGCGACGTGGACGGGGTGAGGGCTCTGCTGCAGACCGGGCGCGTGGCGGCCGTCATCATCGAGCCCATCCAGGCCGAGGGTGGCGTGCGCACGGTGGCGCCCGGGTTCCTGCAGGCACTCCGCGCCCTGTGCACCGAGCACGGCGCGCTGCTGATGCTGGACGAAGTGCAGACGGGGCTGGGCCGCACGGGAACGCTGTGGGCGCACGAGGCGGCGGGGATCACGCCGGACGTGATGACGCTGGCCAAGCCCCTCGCCGGCGGCCTGCCGATGGGCGCCGTGCTGGTGACGGAAACCGTGGCCGCAGCGCTGAAGCCGGGCGACCACGGCAGCACCTTCGGCGGGGGGACGCTCGTAGCGTCGGCCGCGCTGGCCACGTGCCGCAAGATCGGCGCGGAGCCGTTCATGGCCGAGGTGCGCCGCAAGAGCGAGCTGCTGGCGGACCTGCTGGGCGCGCTGGCGCTCCGCCGCCCCGGCATCCGCCAGGTGCGCGGCGCGGGGCTGATGTGGGGGATCGAGACGGACGACGCGGCCGGGATCGTGGGCCGCGCGCTGGAGGCCGGGCTGCTGCTGTGCACTGCCGGCCCGGACGTGGTGCGGCTGCTTCCGCCGCTTGTGATCGGGGACGACGAACTGCGCCAGGGCATCGCGATCCTGGAAGGAGCGATGGAGTGCTGATCCAGATTGCGCCCGCCGCCGCGGCGGCGGGCATCGACGTCACCCCGGTAACCCCCGGGTCGCCGGTGACGGTGCGCCCCGCGCGCATCGCCGACATGCTGGCGGTGGAGCCGCTGATCAACCACTTCGCCGCGCAGAACCTGATGCTCCCCAAGACGCCGGAGCAGCTGGTTCGCCTGTTCCGCGAATTCGTGGTGGCGACGGACGAGAACGGGCGCCTGCTGGGGTGCGGCGGCCTGCGCATCTTTTCGCCCGAGCTGGCGGAAATCATCTCCCTGGCCGTGAGCCCCGCGGCGCAGGGGCTGGGGCTGGGCGGGCGCATCGTGGAGCGGCTGGTGGAAGACGCCGAGACGCTGGGCATCACCACCGTCTTCGCGCTCACGCTGCGCGACGGCTTCTTCCACCGCCTGGGCTTTCGCACCGTGAACAAGGAGATGTTCCCGGCCAAGGTGTGGGCCGACTGCCGGAACTGCTCCAAGCTGCACGCCTGCGACGAGATCGCGGTCTACAGGGAAGTGCGAAGGTAACAAAGTGCGAAAGTACTAAGTGCGAAAGTGCGAAAGTAACTGCTCGCGGTGCTGGTCCACTTTCGCACTCTCGCACTCTCGCACTCTCGCACTTTCGCACTGTCCTGATCCACGCCGTGGGAACGCGGCGAACCAAACGCAAACAGCATCGCCAGGGAGACCCCCATGCAGACCCCCCGCGTCGTCCTCGCCTACTCGGGCGGACTGGATACCTCCATCATCGTGCCCTGGCTCCGTGAAAACTACGGCGCCGAAGTGATCTGCGTGGCCGCCGACGTGGGCCAGGGCGAAGAGCTCAGCGGGCTCGAGGCCAAGGCACTCGCCTCGGGCGCCGCCGCCTGCTACGTGCAGGACCTGCGCGAGGCGTTCGTCACCGGGTACGTGTGGCCCACGCTGCGCGCCGGTGCCGTCTACGGCCGCAAGTACCTGCTGGGGACGTCGATGGCGCGCCCCATCATCGCCAAGGCGCAGGTGGAGATCGCCCGGCAGGTGGGCGCCACGCACCTGGCCCACGGCTGCACCGGCAAGGGCAACGACCAGGTGCGTTTCGAACTCACCTACGCCGCGCTCGCGCCAGACCTTCCGGTGATCGCGCCGTGGCGGGAGTGGAACATCCGCTCGCGCGAAGACGCCCTGGCGTACGCGGCGGAGCACAAGGTGCCCGTCGTCGCCACGCGGGAGAAGATCTACTCGCGGGACGCCAACCTGTGGCACGTGAGCCACGAGGGCGGCCCGCTGGAAGACCCCGCGCACGAGCCCGGGAGCGACCTGTTCCTGCTGACGAAGTCGCCCGAGGAGGCGTCGGCGCGCGCGGAATACGTCACCATCGGCTTTCACGAGGGTTACCCGGTCTCGGTCAACGGGCAGGAGCTGGGGCCCGTGGAATTGATCGCGGCGCTGAACACCATCGGCGGGGCGCACGGCGTCGGGCGTATCGACCTGGTGGAAGACCGGCTGGTGGGGATGAAGTCGCGCGGCATCTACGAGACGCCCGGCGGCACCCTGCTGTACGCCGCGCACTCGGAGCTGGAGCAGCTGACGCTGGACCGGCGCACGCTGAGCCTCAAGGACATGGTGGCCCCGCGCTACGCCGACCTGGTGTACGAGGGCCGCTGGTGGACCACGGAGCGCGAGGCGATGGACGCGCTGGTGAACACCACGCAGCGCCGCGTGACGGGATCGGTGCGCCTGAAGCTGTACCGCGGCAACGTGGCCATCGCCGGCCGCTGGTCCGCCAACTCGCTGTACGACGAGCGCTTCGTAACGTTCGGCGAGGACGACGTGTACGAGCAGTCCGACGCGGCGGGGTTCATCCGCCTGTTCGGCCTTTCCAGCCGCGTGGCCGCGCTCAAGGAGCAGGAGGCCACGCTGGCGCCCACCCTTGCCGCCGCGGACTGAACATGGCCTGCACTCCCACCGCGCCGGCGCAGAACGCCCCGGCGGTACCCGGCGCCCGCATGTGGGGCGGGCGCTTCTCGTCCGGGCCGGCGCCCGAGATGGACCGGCTGAACCGCTCCCTGCCGGTGGACCGCCGCCTGTGGCGCCACGACGTGGCCGGCAGCCGCGCATGGGCCGCCGCGCTGGGTGCCGCGGGGGTGATCGACCCCGCCGAGGCCGCCGATCTGCGCGCGGGTCTCGACGCGGTGGCGGCGCGCCTGGAGTCGTGGTCCGAAGCCGACTGGGCGGCGGCCGGTGACGAGGACGTCCACACGCTGGTGGAGCGGCTGCTGGGCGACGAGATCGGCCCCACGGCCGGCAAGCTGCACACGGGGCGCTCGCGCAACGACCAGGTAGCGACCGACTTCCGCCTGTGGGCGCTGGAGGCGGTCAAGACGCTCGATGCCGCCCTGCGCGACGTGCAGCTGGCGCTGGTGGAGCAGGCGGAGCAGCACGTGGCGACGGTGATGCCGTCGTACACGCACATGCAGCGCGCGCAGCCCGTGTCCGCCGCGCACTGGCTGCTGTCGCACGCGTGGCCGCTGGCGCGCGACCGCGAGCGGCTGGCGGACGCGGGGGACCGTGTGTCCGTGCTGCCGCTGGGGTCGGGCGCCATCGCGGGGTGCCCGTTTCCGGTGGATCGCGTGCTGTTGAAGGAGTCGCTGGGCTTTCGGGCCGTGTCGCCGAATTCGGTGGATGCGGTGGCGGACCGCGACTGGGTGGCGGAACTGCTGTTCGTGGCGGCGATGGCAGGCGTGCACCTGTCGCGCCTGGCCGAAGACCTGGTGCTCTTCGCGTCGTCGGAATTCGGCTTCGTGCGGCTGAGCGACCGCTTCAGCACGGGCTCGTCGCTGATGCCGCAGAAGCGCAATCCCGACGCGCTGGAGCTGGCGCGCGGCAAGGCCGGGCGGCTGATCGGCGACCTCACCGGCATGCTCGCGCTCCTCAAGGGGTTGCCGTCGGGCTACAACAAGGACCTGCAGGAAGACAAGTCGGCGCTCTTTTCCGCCTTCGATGCGCTCACGGACGTGCTGCCGGCGGTGGCGGGAACCATCCGGTCGATGACGATCGATGCGGCGCGGTGCGCGGGCGCGGTCGACTCGGCCATGCTGGCGACGGACCTGGCCGACTTCCTGGTGCGCGAGGGCGTGCCCTTTCGAGAGGCCCATGGAGCCGTCGGCCGGCTGGTGCGCGCGGCCGAGGCGCTGGGATGTCCGTTGAGCGCGCTTCCCCGCGAGGTGTTCGTGGAGGTGAGCCGCGAGTTTGCGTCCGCCGACCTGGATTCGCTGTTCAGCGCCACGGCGTCCATCGAGGCGCGCGCCAGCGAGGGGGGTACCTCACCCGCCTCCGTTCGTACCCAGATCGCGGCGTTGCTCGGACAGATCTGAACTGCAGTTTCACGCAGAGGTCGCAGAGGGAAAAGAGAGGACGCAGAGGGCAGCCACGGCCCCTCTGCGTCCTCTCTGTCTTCTCTGCGCCCTCTGCGTGATGCTGTTTGGTTTTGGAGTTGCGTGATGGCGGAGGCATGACGATCGTCCGCGGCTATCAGGATCCCGCACTCCGCGCCCGCGTGGTGCGTTCCATCCCCCTGCTCTACGCCGACGGTG
This DNA window, taken from Longimicrobium sp., encodes the following:
- a CDS encoding Asd/ArgC dimerization domain-containing protein, coding for ERIAGAQLVANPGCYPTAAILALAPLLRRGLAAGPVIVNAASGVTGAGRSPKRELLFAEVAEGFSAYAVGNVHRHLAEMRSQAAGVTGGRAPDLVFTPHLLPVRRGILETIYVPLNEPLFGDPVGMWMDDYASEPFVRVLSGRMPSLADAVGSNRVAIGVTAVQDVAAPMLIVVAAIDNLVKGAAGQAVQNLNLMFGWPETEALA
- the argB gene encoding acetylglutamate kinase → MRVVKVGGNLAEDAAWMRSVAESVTASAVPTLLVHGGGKEVSQLQRAMGEEPEWVDGLRVTTPIALDAVRMVLSGVVNKRWVSALLDAGVDAVGVSGEDGGLLVGRTIRGGALGRAGELVSVRTELLHAWMEQGLTLVISPVSRCTDGGGLNVNADDAAAAIAATLGAEELLFVSDVPGVRRAGEWLGSLGGAEAEALAASGEASGGMLPKLRAAFTAAAAGVAGVRIGGVGMLTDLAAGTRIEPAREMADAGC
- a CDS encoding acetylornithine/succinylornithine family transaminase; translated protein: MLAADRQSALLGVYRPAGPAFVAGEGCWLTGDDGRRYLDFTSGIAVNALGYGDPDVSAAIRGALDAGILHTSNLFRTAPAGELAGWLTAHSFADRVFFCNSGAEANEGAIKFARRWAGERDEIIAFRGGFHGRTMGALALTDRPAYQEPFRPLMPGVHFAEVGDVDGVRALLQTGRVAAVIIEPIQAEGGVRTVAPGFLQALRALCTEHGALLMLDEVQTGLGRTGTLWAHEAAGITPDVMTLAKPLAGGLPMGAVLVTETVAAALKPGDHGSTFGGGTLVASAALATCRKIGAEPFMAEVRRKSELLADLLGALALRRPGIRQVRGAGLMWGIETDDAAGIVGRALEAGLLLCTAGPDVVRLLPPLVIGDDELRQGIAILEGAMEC
- a CDS encoding N-acetyltransferase, with protein sequence MLIQIAPAAAAAGIDVTPVTPGSPVTVRPARIADMLAVEPLINHFAAQNLMLPKTPEQLVRLFREFVVATDENGRLLGCGGLRIFSPELAEIISLAVSPAAQGLGLGGRIVERLVEDAETLGITTVFALTLRDGFFHRLGFRTVNKEMFPAKVWADCRNCSKLHACDEIAVYREVRR
- a CDS encoding argininosuccinate synthase, producing the protein MARETPMQTPRVVLAYSGGLDTSIIVPWLRENYGAEVICVAADVGQGEELSGLEAKALASGAAACYVQDLREAFVTGYVWPTLRAGAVYGRKYLLGTSMARPIIAKAQVEIARQVGATHLAHGCTGKGNDQVRFELTYAALAPDLPVIAPWREWNIRSREDALAYAAEHKVPVVATREKIYSRDANLWHVSHEGGPLEDPAHEPGSDLFLLTKSPEEASARAEYVTIGFHEGYPVSVNGQELGPVELIAALNTIGGAHGVGRIDLVEDRLVGMKSRGIYETPGGTLLYAAHSELEQLTLDRRTLSLKDMVAPRYADLVYEGRWWTTEREAMDALVNTTQRRVTGSVRLKLYRGNVAIAGRWSANSLYDERFVTFGEDDVYEQSDAAGFIRLFGLSSRVAALKEQEATLAPTLAAAD
- the argH gene encoding argininosuccinate lyase, with the translated sequence MACTPTAPAQNAPAVPGARMWGGRFSSGPAPEMDRLNRSLPVDRRLWRHDVAGSRAWAAALGAAGVIDPAEAADLRAGLDAVAARLESWSEADWAAAGDEDVHTLVERLLGDEIGPTAGKLHTGRSRNDQVATDFRLWALEAVKTLDAALRDVQLALVEQAEQHVATVMPSYTHMQRAQPVSAAHWLLSHAWPLARDRERLADAGDRVSVLPLGSGAIAGCPFPVDRVLLKESLGFRAVSPNSVDAVADRDWVAELLFVAAMAGVHLSRLAEDLVLFASSEFGFVRLSDRFSTGSSLMPQKRNPDALELARGKAGRLIGDLTGMLALLKGLPSGYNKDLQEDKSALFSAFDALTDVLPAVAGTIRSMTIDAARCAGAVDSAMLATDLADFLVREGVPFREAHGAVGRLVRAAEALGCPLSALPREVFVEVSREFASADLDSLFSATASIEARASEGGTSPASVRTQIAALLGQI